CAGTACCTCCACCAGGAATGGCGTCAAATTGATACGGGATATTCAATTCATCTGCCAAATTGGTAATAAAGTCGCGCAGGCCTTTATGTGCCACAAGGGTAGCGTCATATAATATGATTTGTGGACCTTTTCCCATTTTACTCATGGCTTCCTTTTCAGAAATACCAGGTGTATCACCTGCAATACCAACATCAACAGCAAAACCGATATCAGGATTAATTTTCTCAGCAGAGGTTTTCGCCCCACGAGAGCCGATTTCTTCCTGGGTGGTTCCGAGACCATAAACCTCGTTTGGATGGTCGACACCTTTTAATTGCTTCAATACATCAATCGCAATCGCGCAGCCAATCCGATTATCCCACGCCTTTGCTAAAAGCATTTTTTCGTTATTCATCACGGTAAATTCAAAGTATGGAACGGCCATATCTCCAGGGAGAACCCCCCATTCCATTACTTCTTCACGGCTCGAGGCACCAATATCAATAAACATATCTTTTATTTCTACTGGCTTCTTACGAGCTTCTACTGATAAAATGTGGGGAGGCTTGGACCCAATGACACCAATGATATCACCTTTTTTTGTAACGATAGTTACGCGCTGTGCCAGCATAACCTGTGACCACCAGCCGCCAACTGTTTGAAAACGAAGGAAGCCTTTATCATCAATTTGCGTAACCATGAAGCCAACTTCATCTAAATGGCCAGCCACAATAATTTTCGGACCGCCCTCTTTTCCAACCTTCTTAGCGATTAGACTGCCAAGTCCGTCAGTTGTTACTTCATCCGCATATGGTGCTATGTATTTCGTCATTACGTCGCGAACTTCCCTCTCGTTGCCGGGAATCCCTTTGGCGTCGGTTAGATCCTTTAACATCGTTAAAGTTTCATCTAATTTAGCCATTACTTCGCCCCCTTTATGTATATTCGAACATCATTATACAATAATTTTCAGCTAATAGTTATTCTGCTGTCTTTGATAATTTACTTCATTTTTCGTAAAATATGCCTTTTCCATTTCCTCATAGCTTATTCCAAGCAGATTACCCAGCTGCAAATAAGATTCAAGCAACTCTTTGAAATCATGTTCGTTTTTACTGTTTTTAAAATCATTAATTTTTTCATAAATGAGTAGAAATTGTTCTGAGACATTTAAAGCAGTTGGTTCTGTTTGAATAGTGTACTGTAGTTTCTCAAATCCACATTCTATGCCAAGTGACAAGATGAAATGGACTCCATCAACAAACTCTTCTAGTACCACACTTTTTTCCGATGATGGCTTAACACTCCAAAACTTGAAACAGCGAGTTTCATTCGCTAATTCCCCAATTTCCACCAGCAATGCGAGTACCTTCCTGTTAAATAAATCTTCTTCCTGCAAGTTATGCTTTTTTTCAATATGCTGATCCAACGCTTGTTGCATGATAAATAACTTTTCTAGCTGCATTTACAATCACTCCCTTTGCAAAATTATATCAAAGTGTAGAAAGAATGAAACTTTTCTATTCCCAAATCGTATTGTAGGTAAAAGTACTAGGAGGCAAAACCATGGTTTGGCTGCTGCGCTTACTGTTAGTTTGCTTGTTCATCTTCATTATTTTTGTAACCATAAAATTTCTTCTTAAACCAACTCGTAAATTGGAAGCAGCTCGAAAACACAAACGTTTCCTACTTATAGACAATGAAGAGGTTACCAAAAACTTCCAACTTACTTACAATGGTGCATTGTTTACGGGAGAAAAATATCTTGGTGCCACGAAAAATACGATAGATGTTGTTTCCATCTCGATTTGGCCGGATCAAACTTCTTCCATTCAAGGAATGGATAAGGAGGACTTTTATTTTATCGAAAGAAAAATACACGAAAGATATCCAGTTGCTCAAATCAATTGGAAAAGTCCAATTGATGAATTTTTGCATCAAAAATAGCCGCTATCCAGCGGCCTTTTCTTTTGTTCTTTTAAAAAACACCTTCCATTTGATTACATTTTGTCTCTCTCTCAGTAGATAAACAAGAATCGTTAACCCGAGTAGAATTAATGCAATTAAAGAAGGCGTAAAGGTTGAGATATATTCTCCGAAAATAGTACAAAAAAAGGCGATTGGGATATTTGTTAAGAAAGAGGCTTTTAAATACTCTTTAAATTTAGGTTTTCTTTGTTTTAAGCAAAAGCTTAATAAGTGGTAATGAACAAATGGAATAAGTCTTAAAATGGCAATTTGACCGACGGTAAGATTTCGATATTCCCCAAACCAGCGATTTTTTATTTTTACTAGGCGGTCCTGGGTTTTCGGCATTCTATCAATGAAAGCATAGAAAAAGATGCTAACCCCCATTAAACCAATAACCGAATAAATCGTCCCCCACACCGTTCCAAAAAGAACCCCTCCAGCAATGACGACAACCGATACAGGAATAAACAAGAACGATCTTAGCAGATGAAATAGAACAAAAGCCAATGGAGCAAAAATTCCTCCAGCTTCCACCATGATTAACAGCAAAGACAAGTCCTCATTCATATTGCATGCCCCCTGGGTTGTTAATCTAACTTGTTAACTTAACATATAAAAAGGGCCATGCTGTTATGTCTACAACGTGAAAAAATAACCTAAAAGAATGACTTCCGCTACAGCTAGTAAAGGAAATCCAACTTTAAAGGACATGTGCTTTGTTTTATGCCTAAACATCTGCATTCCTGCTGTTGTACCAACAGCCCCCCCAAATATAGCCACTAGCCACAAGGTGTTTTCACTAATCCGGTATTGATGTTTTATCGCTCGATTTTTATCCACTTTCATTACAATTATACCAATAATATTCATTATGATATATGCACCTAATATGGTACTCATTTTCCCATCCCCCTTATAGAAAAAGCCATCCTCGTTATGAGAATGGCTCAAAAAATTATTTTTGTTGTTGTTTTGCAACGTTTGCTAATTCAGTAAATGCTGCTGCATCGCTTACTGCTAATTCAGCAAGCATTTTGCGGTTTACTTCGATACCTGCAAGCTTTAAGCCATGCATTAAACGGCTGTAAGAAAGACCATTCATACGAGCTGCTGCGTTGATACGAGTAATCCAAAGTTTACGGAAGTCGCGCTTCTTCTGGCGACGATCGCGGAATGCGTACATTAAAGATTTCATAACCTGTTGGTTAGCTACTTTATATAATGTATGTTTTGAACCATAATAACCTTTTGCTAATTTAATAACTTTTTTACGACGCTTGCGCGTAACTGTACCGCCTTTTACACGTGGCATGAATTTTTCCTCCTATATCAATCGTTAACGATTATTTAAGATTTGTTAATAAGAAACGGATGCGTTTGAAATCGCCTTTAGAAACAAGTGAAGCTTTGCGAAGCTTACGCTTAGCTTTTGTAGATTTGTTTGCAAATAAGTGGCTAGTATAAGCGTGTGAACGCTTCAGTTTACCAGAACCAGTCTTCTTGAAACGCTTTGCAGCGCCACGGTGAGTTTTCATTTTTGGCATTGGGATAGTCCTCCTTATTACTTTTCAGTTTTAGGTGCTAGAACGAGGAACATGCTTCGTCCATCCATTTTTGGATGAGATTCGATTGTTGCAACTTCTTTGCACTCGGTAGCAAAACGGTCTAATACACGTTGACCGATTTCTTTATGGGTAATCGCCCGGCCCTTGAAGCGGATTGAAGCTTTTACCTTGTCGCCTTTTTCCAAAAACTTAATCGCATTGCGAAGTTTTGTATTAAAGTCATGCTCATCAATTGTTGGGCTGAGACGAACTTCTTTTGTAACAATAATCTTTTGATTCTTTCGAGCTTCTTTTTCTTTCTTTTGATTCTCGAATTTAAATTTGCCATAGTCCATAATTCGGGCTACCGGGGGCTTCGCATTTGGTGCAACTAGTACCAAATCAAGATTCACTCGTCCGGCAATCTCCAGCGCTTCAAATTTGGTTTTAATCCCTAATTGCTCGCCGTTTTGATCGATTAGGCGAACTTCGCGAGCGCGAATACCCTCATTTAATAACATGTCTTTGCTAATAATTAGCCACCTCCAAGGTTTTCACGAATACAACATCCGGGTCAAGAGCATCTGACTTTTGCTGCATCGGCAAGTACTGAACAACTTTAGATTCTTTGTTTAAACAAATAAAAAAGTGCGGATGAATACACCCACACTTTACGAAACAAAAGTAATAAACTAAAAAGTTCACGTAAAACCTGCCAACTGCCAATTGCGTCAATCAGGTGAGAAGCGGGTGCTTCTTCTTTTCCCAAAACTAGTATTCAATTTTCCTTAGTTACTATAACATAAGCAAAGACGTAATGTCAAACATGCATTTCATATGACAACGAAATTCATTCTATCAAGAAACGAAAAATTATTCAATAGAAATTTTTTCTTTTTTTGGCGGTGTTAACTCGGCTGTTGATTTCCGCTCCACTAAGGAAAGCTTCTTTGAATAATCACCGCAGGGACAGGCGGTCTTTGCCTGTCACGAGGCACTTCGCTTTCCGCAGGCGGTTCGGGAAGCCTCCTCGGCGCTAAGAGATGAGCGGGGTCTCCCCTGTCCCGTCCTCCCGCAGGACATTGAATTACATCCTCGAATCAGCCCACGCACGAAGAAAATGCGATAGCATTTTCGAGGAGTCTCGTGCCTTCCGCTCCAATCAACAGGTGCCAAACTCAATTATTCGATTAACACAGCCTTTTTTTTCAATTATCCTCTTTTCACTTCTGCTTTTAATGATTCAAGGAATTGTGCGAATGGCTCAGTTGCTGATTTTTGCTCGCCATATTTGCGGACGTTAACGGCATTTTCTTCTACTTCCTTGTCGCCGACAACGAGCATATATGGAATTTTTTGCATTTGTGCTTCGCGGATTTTGTAGCCAATTTTTTCATTACGGCCATCTAATTCGACACGGAAGCCTTCATTTTGAAGTTGCTCCTGTACCTGCTTCGCAAAATCAAAATGTGCTTCTGGTGAAACAGGAATTACTTGAACCTGGACTGGAGCTAACCAAGTTGGGAAAGCACCTTTGTATTCCTCGATTAAGAAGGCAACGAAGCGTTCCATTGTTGATACAACACCACGGTGAATAACGACTGGGCGGTGCTGCTTGCCGTCTTCACCCACATAAGTTAGATCAAATCGTTCAGGTAGTAAGAAATCTAATTGAACTGTTGAAAGAGTTTCCTCTTTACCTAGCGCTGTTTTTACTTGAACATCTAGTTTAGGACCGTAGAATGCGGCTTCACCCTCAGCTTCATAATAATCAAGACCAAGGTCATCCATCGCTTCCTTCAGCATGCTTTGCGCTTTTTCCCACATCGCATCATCATCAAAATACTTTTCAGTATCTTGCGGATCGCGATAGGAAAGACGGAAGGAATAGTCATTAATATTAAAGTCTTTGTAAACCGCTAAAACAAGATTAACAACTCGTTTAAATTCGTCTTTAATTTGGTCCGGACGAACAAAAATATGAGCATCATTTAAAGTCATTCCCCGAACACGCTGAAGTCCTGATAAAGCTCCAGACATTTCGTAACGGTGCATTGTCCCAAGCTCAGCAATACGGATAGGCAGCTCACGATAGCTGTGGATTGCGTTTTTGTACACCATCATATGGTGAGGGCAGTTCATTGGACGAAGAACCAATTGCTCGTTATCCATATCCATTACCGGGAACATATCCTCCTGGTAATGATCCCAGTGACCTGAAGTTTTGTATAAATCCACGCTTCCCATGATTGGAGTATAGACATGGTCATAGCCTAGACGCTGCTCTTTATCAACAATGTATCGTTCAACAACCCGGCGGATTGTTGCACCTTTTGGAAGCCATAATGGCAACCCTTGACCAACTAATTGTGAACTCGTAAACAGGTTCAACTCTTTTCCAATTTTACGGTGATCACGTTCTTTTGCCTCTTCTAATAAGCGAAGGTGCTCTTTCAAATCTTCTTTCTTGAAAAATGCAGTTCCGTAAATACGCTGCAGCATTTTGTTTTTGCTGTCACCTCGCCAGTATGCTCCGGCAATGCTCAACAATTTGAACTCTTTTATTTTTCCAGTTGACGGAACATGGACACCACGGCAAAGGTCAGAGAAGTCACCTTGTTCATAAATAGTCACAGTTTCATCATCCGGAATCGCTTCAATTAGTTCCAGCTTGTAAGGGTCACCCTCAGCCTTAAAGAATTGCACCGCTTCAGCACGGCTTACTTCTTTACGAACGATTTCAATGTTTTCATTGACGATTTTCGCCATTTCTTTTTCAATTCGTGGAAGGTCCTCTGGAGTAATCGATTCTTCAAGGTCGATATCATAATAAAAACCGCCTTCAATTACCGGTCCTACTCCAAGGTTTACTTCTTTTCCATAGAGCCTTTTAATCGCTTGAGCCATTAAGTGGGCAGTACTATGACGTAAAATCTCTAAGGCATCCTTTGATTCAGGTACAACGATTTCTATTGAACCGTCTTCTTCGATTGGACGGCGAAGATCAAATAATTGACCATTCCATTTCCCGGCAATTGCTTTTTTCTTCAGTCCCGGGCTGATGGAAGCGGCAATATCTTCCGTTGTTGTTCCACGAGGGAACTCCTTCACTGCTCCATCTGGAAACGCAATCTTTACAACGTCTGACATGGTTATTCCTCCTTTTGATTTGGAGCGCACGGGACTAATTGTGTCCTGACCTGGCGCTTTATAAAAATAAAAAAACCCGTCCCTGGAAAAGGGACGAGTTTAATAAACACGTGGTTCCACCCAATTTTTCATTTTTAAAATAATCTTTAAAAATGACTTTAGGACAGGGTAACGGGCTGTTTCCCGTCAGGCGATTACTCACTTCAAAGAAGCGTTCACCGCTGAAGTTTAAAGGTGGTAAGCATTCAATCCGTGCTAGGAGGCTTTCAGCCTGGTCCTCCCTCTCTGGTAACCGTG
This Neobacillus sp. YX16 DNA region includes the following protein-coding sequences:
- a CDS encoding sigma-w pathway protein ysdB — encoded protein: MVWLLRLLLVCLFIFIIFVTIKFLLKPTRKLEAARKHKRFLLIDNEEVTKNFQLTYNGALFTGEKYLGATKNTIDVVSISIWPDQTSSIQGMDKEDFYFIERKIHERYPVAQINWKSPIDEFLHQK
- the rplT gene encoding 50S ribosomal protein L20; this encodes MPRVKGGTVTRKRRKKVIKLAKGYYGSKHTLYKVANQQVMKSLMYAFRDRRQKKRDFRKLWITRINAAARMNGLSYSRLMHGLKLAGIEVNRKMLAELAVSDAAAFTELANVAKQQQK
- a CDS encoding DUF1294 domain-containing protein, which codes for MSTILGAYIIMNIIGIIVMKVDKNRAIKHQYRISENTLWLVAIFGGAVGTTAGMQMFRHKTKHMSFKVGFPLLAVAEVILLGYFFTL
- a CDS encoding M42 family metallopeptidase codes for the protein MAKLDETLTMLKDLTDAKGIPGNEREVRDVMTKYIAPYADEVTTDGLGSLIAKKVGKEGGPKIIVAGHLDEVGFMVTQIDDKGFLRFQTVGGWWSQVMLAQRVTIVTKKGDIIGVIGSKPPHILSVEARKKPVEIKDMFIDIGASSREEVMEWGVLPGDMAVPYFEFTVMNNEKMLLAKAWDNRIGCAIAIDVLKQLKGVDHPNEVYGLGTTQEEIGSRGAKTSAEKINPDIGFAVDVGIAGDTPGISEKEAMSKMGKGPQIILYDATLVAHKGLRDFITNLADELNIPYQFDAIPGGGTDAGPIHITHNGVPSLAITIATRYIHSHAAMLHRDDYENAVKLIVEVIKRLDRETVDKITYE
- the infC gene encoding translation initiation factor IF-3, translating into MLLNEGIRAREVRLIDQNGEQLGIKTKFEALEIAGRVNLDLVLVAPNAKPPVARIMDYGKFKFENQKKEKEARKNQKIIVTKEVRLSPTIDEHDFNTKLRNAIKFLEKGDKVKASIRFKGRAITHKEIGQRVLDRFATECKEVATIESHPKMDGRSMFLVLAPKTEK
- a CDS encoding dUTP diphosphatase, with the protein product MQLEKLFIMQQALDQHIEKKHNLQEEDLFNRKVLALLVEIGELANETRCFKFWSVKPSSEKSVVLEEFVDGVHFILSLGIECGFEKLQYTIQTEPTALNVSEQFLLIYEKINDFKNSKNEHDFKELLESYLQLGNLLGISYEEMEKAYFTKNEVNYQRQQNNY
- the thrS gene encoding threonine--tRNA ligase, whose protein sequence is MSDVVKIAFPDGAVKEFPRGTTTEDIAASISPGLKKKAIAGKWNGQLFDLRRPIEEDGSIEIVVPESKDALEILRHSTAHLMAQAIKRLYGKEVNLGVGPVIEGGFYYDIDLEESITPEDLPRIEKEMAKIVNENIEIVRKEVSRAEAVQFFKAEGDPYKLELIEAIPDDETVTIYEQGDFSDLCRGVHVPSTGKIKEFKLLSIAGAYWRGDSKNKMLQRIYGTAFFKKEDLKEHLRLLEEAKERDHRKIGKELNLFTSSQLVGQGLPLWLPKGATIRRVVERYIVDKEQRLGYDHVYTPIMGSVDLYKTSGHWDHYQEDMFPVMDMDNEQLVLRPMNCPHHMMVYKNAIHSYRELPIRIAELGTMHRYEMSGALSGLQRVRGMTLNDAHIFVRPDQIKDEFKRVVNLVLAVYKDFNINDYSFRLSYRDPQDTEKYFDDDAMWEKAQSMLKEAMDDLGLDYYEAEGEAAFYGPKLDVQVKTALGKEETLSTVQLDFLLPERFDLTYVGEDGKQHRPVVIHRGVVSTMERFVAFLIEEYKGAFPTWLAPVQVQVIPVSPEAHFDFAKQVQEQLQNEGFRVELDGRNEKIGYKIREAQMQKIPYMLVVGDKEVEENAVNVRKYGEQKSATEPFAQFLESLKAEVKRG
- a CDS encoding VTT domain-containing protein; translated protein: MNEDLSLLLIMVEAGGIFAPLAFVLFHLLRSFLFIPVSVVVIAGGVLFGTVWGTIYSVIGLMGVSIFFYAFIDRMPKTQDRLVKIKNRWFGEYRNLTVGQIAILRLIPFVHYHLLSFCLKQRKPKFKEYLKASFLTNIPIAFFCTIFGEYISTFTPSLIALILLGLTILVYLLRERQNVIKWKVFFKRTKEKAAG
- the rpmI gene encoding 50S ribosomal protein L35, which produces MPKMKTHRGAAKRFKKTGSGKLKRSHAYTSHLFANKSTKAKRKLRKASLVSKGDFKRIRFLLTNLK